From one Triticum urartu cultivar G1812 chromosome 3, Tu2.1, whole genome shotgun sequence genomic stretch:
- the LOC125543392 gene encoding factor of DNA methylation 1-like isoform X1, which produces MDLDMDDYMDPYEEAEAEAAAEAAGVTGPGAASADEESDGEDDSEAESDYEEESYGLLKSGKHRVRNPDGTFRCPFCPGKKKQDYKLKDLLQHADGIGVSSKHRRHGRERAFHRAFARFVRAEPSFAQELSTIVGIPGATVTATANADATDKGKAVANGHTSGSSAVAVTEGPPQDGEEKFAWPWCGILAAGAGFNAENFADRVAMFSPEDIVPLVFDDTEKSECFAIVRFSPGWGGFSDALALENQFSVNKLGKKEWETRSSCGGAVDGEENENGEVKVYGWVAREVDYTAGGLVGRYLRKHTDIKTIDEITKSQREPLGKIVAALATQLEAKNQDLQDLETKKNATEFSIARLEEDNRRLHEAYNEEMRKLHRKARDNALRIFQDNENLKLEIENNKREMVLRAKQLEKLSVENANDRKKLAELSDEKQKAKDDKSELELASIEQQRNDQDILKLVEDQKREKEDALARMLELEKELHEKRELELEVTRLNGTLQVMKHLEGDDDGDIHDKMEKLSEKLEHERKRLEELSGELVRKERESNDELQEARKELIMGLEDILSGRTAIGIKRMGELDERPFQNACKRKYGNDDHETRAAELVSSWQEEIKKPAWHPYKFVKAEDGSDKEVVNDEDPRLKQLWIEYGDDVCNAVKTALSEVNEYNPSGRYVVSELWNFRKNRKATMKEVLRFIFQQMEVPGKRRRG; this is translated from the exons ATGGATCTCGACATGGACGACTACATGGACCCCTACGAGGAggccgaggccgaggccgccgcgGAAGCCGCCGGCGTGACCGGCCCAGGCGCCGCATCCGCGGACGAGGAGTCGGACGGCGAGGACGACTCGGAGGCCGAGAGCGACTACGAGGAGGAGTCCTACGGCCTTCTCAAGTCCGGCAAGCACCGGGTGCGCAACCCGGACGGCACCTTCCGCTGCCCCTTCTGCCCCGGCAAGAAGAAGCAGGACTACAAGCTCAAGGACCTCCTCCAGCACGCCGACGGCATTGGCGTCTCCAGCAAGCACCGCCGCCACGGCCGGGAGCGTGCCTTCCACCGTGCCTTTGCCCGCTTTGTCCGCGCCGAGCCGTCCTTTGCGCAGGAGCTCTCCACTATCGTTGGGATTCCCGGTGCCACTGTAACTGCTACTGCTAATGCAGATGCCACTGACAAAGGAAAGGCCGTTGCCAATGGTCACACCAGTGGATCCAGTGCTGTGGCAGTGACTGAGGGACCACCACAGGATGGCGAAGAGAAGTTTGCTTGGCCATGGTGTGGAATTCTTGCAGCTGGTGCAGGGTTCAATGCTGAAAACTTTGCAGATAGAGTGGCCATGTTTAGCCCAGAAGACATTGTGCCTTTAGTTTTCGATGACACAGAAAAGTCGGAATGCTTTGCAATTGTGCGGTTTAGTCCTGGCTGGGGTGGATTTAGTGACGCTCTCGCACTTGAGAACCAATTCAGTGTAAATAAGCTTGGGAAGAAGGAATGGGAGACAAGGAGCAGCTGTGGAGGTGCTGTGGACGGCGAGGAGAACGAGAATGGTGAGGTTAAGGTTTATGGTTGGGTTGCCCGAGAGGTGGACTACACTGCTGGGGGTTTGGTGGGAAGATACTTGAGGAAGCATACTGACATTAAGACCATAGATGAGATTACCAAGAGTCAGAGGGAGCCATTGGGGAAGATTGTGGCAGCACTGGCAACTCAGCTCGAGGCAAAGAACCAAGACTTGCAGGATCTGGAGACAAAGAAGAATGCAACAGAATTCTCCATTGCAAGGCTTGAGGAGGACAATAGGAGGCTGCATGAGGCATATAATGAAG AAATGCGCAAGCTGCATCGCAAGGCTCGTGACAATGCTCTGAGGATTTTCCAGGACAATGAAAATTTGAAGCTTGAAATAGAAAATAACAAGAGAGAAATGGTTTTGCGTGCTAAGCAGCTGGAGAAGTTGTCAGTTGAGAATGCCAACGACAGGAAAAAACTTGCAGAACTTTCTGATGAGAAGCAAAAG GCAAAAGACGATAAAAGTGAACTTGAGCTGGCAAGTATAGAACAGCAGAGGAATGATCAGGATATTTTGAAGCTAGTCGAGGACCAGAAG AGGGAAAAGGAGGATGCCCTCGCAAGAATGCTTGAGCTGGAAAAGGAGCTGCATGAGAAACGAGAACTTGAGCTCGAAGTGACACGATTGAATGGCACACTCCAAGTGATGAAACATTTGGAAGGAGACGATGATGGGGATATTCATGACAAGATGGAGAAGCTTAGTGAAAAGCTAGAGCATGAAAGGAAACGCCTGGAAGAGCTGAGCGGAGAGCTGGTGAGGAAAGAGCGTGAAAGTAATGATGAGTTACAGGAGGCCCGAAAAGAATTGATAATG GGTTTGGAGGACATACTCAGCGGGCGGACAGCTATCGGTATCAAAAGGATGGGCGAACTTGATGAAAGACCTTTTCAGAATGCATGCAAGAGAAAATATGGAAATGATGATCATGAGACGAGGGCAGCAGAGCTGGTCTCGAGTTGGCAGGAGGAGATAAAGAAGCCAGCCTGGCATCCTTATAAGTTTGTTAAGGCTGAAGACGGAAGTGACAAG GAAGTTGTAAATGATGAGGACCCAAGACTGAAGCAATTGTGGATCGAATATGGTGACGATGTGTGCAATGCAGTGAAGACCGCTCTGAGCGAAGTAAATGAGTACAACCCGAGCGGAAGGTACGTGGTGTCAGAGCTGTGGAATTTCAGGAAAAACCGTAAGGCGACGATGAAAGAGGTGCTGAGGTTCATCTTCCAGCAGATGGAGGTGCCCGGCAAGCGCAGGAGGGGTTGA
- the LOC125543392 gene encoding factor of DNA methylation 1-like isoform X2, producing the protein MDLDMDDYMDPYEEAEAEAAAEAAGVTGPGAASADEESDGEDDSEAESDYEEESYGLLKSGKHRVRNPDGTFRCPFCPGKKKQDYKLKDLLQHADGIGVSSKHRRHGRERAFHRAFARFVRAEPSFAQELSTIVGIPGATVTATANADATDKGKAVANGHTSGSSAVAVTEGPPQDGEEKFAWPWCGILAAGAGFNAENFADRVAMFSPEDIVPLVFDDTEKSECFAIVRFSPGWGGFSDALALENQFSVNKLGKKEWETRSSCGGAVDGEENENGEVKVYGWVAREVDYTAGGLVGRYLRKHTDIKTIDEITKSQREPLGKIVAALATQLEAKNQDLQDLETKKNATEFSIARLEEDNRRLHEAYNEEMRKLHRKARDNALRIFQDNENLKLEIENNKREMVLRAKQLEKLSVENANDRKKLAELSDEKQKAKDDKSELELASIEQQRNDQDILKLVEDQKREKEDALARMLELEKELHEKRELELEVTRLNGTLQVMKHLEGDDDGDIHDKMEKLSEKLEHERKRLEELSGELVRKERESNDELQEARKELIMLLSP; encoded by the exons ATGGATCTCGACATGGACGACTACATGGACCCCTACGAGGAggccgaggccgaggccgccgcgGAAGCCGCCGGCGTGACCGGCCCAGGCGCCGCATCCGCGGACGAGGAGTCGGACGGCGAGGACGACTCGGAGGCCGAGAGCGACTACGAGGAGGAGTCCTACGGCCTTCTCAAGTCCGGCAAGCACCGGGTGCGCAACCCGGACGGCACCTTCCGCTGCCCCTTCTGCCCCGGCAAGAAGAAGCAGGACTACAAGCTCAAGGACCTCCTCCAGCACGCCGACGGCATTGGCGTCTCCAGCAAGCACCGCCGCCACGGCCGGGAGCGTGCCTTCCACCGTGCCTTTGCCCGCTTTGTCCGCGCCGAGCCGTCCTTTGCGCAGGAGCTCTCCACTATCGTTGGGATTCCCGGTGCCACTGTAACTGCTACTGCTAATGCAGATGCCACTGACAAAGGAAAGGCCGTTGCCAATGGTCACACCAGTGGATCCAGTGCTGTGGCAGTGACTGAGGGACCACCACAGGATGGCGAAGAGAAGTTTGCTTGGCCATGGTGTGGAATTCTTGCAGCTGGTGCAGGGTTCAATGCTGAAAACTTTGCAGATAGAGTGGCCATGTTTAGCCCAGAAGACATTGTGCCTTTAGTTTTCGATGACACAGAAAAGTCGGAATGCTTTGCAATTGTGCGGTTTAGTCCTGGCTGGGGTGGATTTAGTGACGCTCTCGCACTTGAGAACCAATTCAGTGTAAATAAGCTTGGGAAGAAGGAATGGGAGACAAGGAGCAGCTGTGGAGGTGCTGTGGACGGCGAGGAGAACGAGAATGGTGAGGTTAAGGTTTATGGTTGGGTTGCCCGAGAGGTGGACTACACTGCTGGGGGTTTGGTGGGAAGATACTTGAGGAAGCATACTGACATTAAGACCATAGATGAGATTACCAAGAGTCAGAGGGAGCCATTGGGGAAGATTGTGGCAGCACTGGCAACTCAGCTCGAGGCAAAGAACCAAGACTTGCAGGATCTGGAGACAAAGAAGAATGCAACAGAATTCTCCATTGCAAGGCTTGAGGAGGACAATAGGAGGCTGCATGAGGCATATAATGAAG AAATGCGCAAGCTGCATCGCAAGGCTCGTGACAATGCTCTGAGGATTTTCCAGGACAATGAAAATTTGAAGCTTGAAATAGAAAATAACAAGAGAGAAATGGTTTTGCGTGCTAAGCAGCTGGAGAAGTTGTCAGTTGAGAATGCCAACGACAGGAAAAAACTTGCAGAACTTTCTGATGAGAAGCAAAAG GCAAAAGACGATAAAAGTGAACTTGAGCTGGCAAGTATAGAACAGCAGAGGAATGATCAGGATATTTTGAAGCTAGTCGAGGACCAGAAG AGGGAAAAGGAGGATGCCCTCGCAAGAATGCTTGAGCTGGAAAAGGAGCTGCATGAGAAACGAGAACTTGAGCTCGAAGTGACACGATTGAATGGCACACTCCAAGTGATGAAACATTTGGAAGGAGACGATGATGGGGATATTCATGACAAGATGGAGAAGCTTAGTGAAAAGCTAGAGCATGAAAGGAAACGCCTGGAAGAGCTGAGCGGAGAGCTGGTGAGGAAAGAGCGTGAAAGTAATGATGAGTTACAGGAGGCCCGAAAAGAATTGATAATG TTACTATCACCATGA
- the LOC125543393 gene encoding AT-hook motif nuclear-localized protein 16-like has translation MGMATAAAATTAAPDKLRQPCRPRPAAQISSSKNRGPKAPVVIAHECPSAMRAHVLEVPAGRDVLSCVAAFARRGRCGALVLGAAGHVADVVLREPALVLRGTTEILSLAGCFFPSPSASAAGVAVFLAGPRGSVLGGAVAEGGLVAAGPVVVMVATFVAAAIDRLPLVKGGESSKADGSDVHGVAGQWRCGGQPLQQQCGWAPLCRKLGAKS, from the coding sequence ATGGGCATGGCCACCGCAGCCGCCGCGACGACGGCCGCTCCGGACAAGCTCCGGCAGCCGTGCAGGCCGAGGCCGGCGGCGCAGATCTCCTCCTCCAAGAACCGCGGGCCCAAGGCGCCGGTGGTGATCGCGCACGAGTGTCCCAGCGCGATGCGCGCCCACGTCCTGGAGGTCCCCGCCGGGCGCGACGTCCTGTCGTGCGTCGCGGCGTTCGCGCGGCGCGGGCGCTGCGGTGCGCTGGTGCTGGGCGCGGCCGGGCACGTCGCGGACGTCGTACTCAGGGAGCCGGCGCTGGTGCTCCGCGGCACGACGGAGATCCTGAGCCTGGCAGGGTGCTTCTTCCCGTCTCCCTCGGCGTCAGCGGCGGGCGTCGCAGTGTTCCTGGCCGGGCCGCGAGGCAGCGTCCTGGGCGGCGCCGTCGCGGAGGGAGGGCTCGTGGCCGCCGGTCCGGTGGTGGTAATGGTGGCCACGTTTGTCGCGGCTGCGATCGACCGGTTGCCGCTGGTGAAGGGGGGCGAATCCTCCAAGGCGGACGGGAGCGACGTGCACGGCGTGGCCGGACAGTGGCGGTGCGGCGGCCAGCCGCTGCAACAACAGTGCGGATGGGCGCCGCTGTGTCGGAAGCTGGGCGCGAAGAGCTGA